The DNA sequence CTGTAGTGTAAAGTATGTATAGTATAATTTATGCTGGGGCTGTCATATAATTATCTTCATGTACCCTTATTACCCTCCTGATCCGTGTGTGACCCCCTGTGTCCTCCAGGCCAGAAGCAGCTGGAGCAGGCGGTGTTGCACTGCCTGTGCCTGCTGGACCTGGCTCTGCAGAAGCAGGTGGCGTTCATGGACCTGCTGAGGGAGAGCCAGGCGTCCCTGCTGgtgtcccccctggagcagctgctgcagggcaTCAGCGCCCGCAGTCGCCGGGCGGATCACATCGTCAACATCGCCAGGTACGGCGCCCGCTgcctctgattggccagctTCACTTTTGgtcaatctgctgccaacatcTGGAATTACAGGACACAGTACTTAGAAGTGACACAGATTATTTAAATtggttacattaaattacattaatatgtaatgcTCTTTAATGCTCTTATCccgagcaacgtacagttgattagactaagcaggagacaatcctctcctggagcaatgcagggttaagggccttgctcaagggcccaacggctgtgcggatcgtattgtggctacaccggggatcgatccaccgaccttgcgggtctcagtcatgtaccttaaccacataAATTGAATATAATATTTTGAAGAAAGTATGCTAAAAAATGTAAACCAACGGCTCTGTATGTTCTCCAGATAACCTTTTTACCTGCTACTGCGTTTGATGGATATTCAAAATCAGAATGGCACTGTTTGTCCTTTCCAGGTACCTGTACCACAGCAGCTCCATCCCAGAGGCTGGACTCCTGAGTGCCAAAATCCTGTGCCACATCGCCCGCTACCCCAACATCCAGTCCCGGCTGGTGGGAGACTTCACGCATGACCaggtgaggtcacttcctgctgCCCCGCTGGAGGCATTTCGCAAAAGACTCCCTGTTGCCAGTGAGACCTGTGGTCTTCACCATCTCCATGTTCCTGTCTGCAGGCTGGCTCTTTGTGATGGAGTAaccatgaatattcatgatCAGTCTGAATATTCATGCTGTGGCATTGATTTCAATGATGGCCTTTGCTGTGGTTCTTCTCATATCCATGGCAACTAGAATCAAACCCAGAAAAACTCCTAGTGAACTACTACTTAATCGTTCAGTTGTTATATGTGGATTTGCAGTGACTGAAAGGTGTTTTTttaaggttgtttttttttttgctgaggcTATTTCGTAAGACTGGATGTTTGTGTTGCCGTTAGGTTGTGAGTGACAAGTTGATGGCGGGATTTGTGGAGTGTCTGGACAAcgaggaggcagaggaggacgCTGAGAAAGATGACGGTGAGTAATGGAGTCTTATTAGACTGTTAGACCAATGAAAGCTCTCATCCAGAGTCACGTGTACAGTAAGACATGACGCATCATTTATATAGCATGTGCTTAATGGAAATATAACATGGGTACAGAACTGCCGGAACTACAGTCAATCAATATAGTAGACAATGCAAAATTACAAAaggcaatttttaaaaaaatctaatcaaatgATGACCCATAAGATGTGATATGCCAGCCCTGTTGATTTGTAATAGTAAAACTATTCTATTCCGTGTCATCACAGTTATGTGTGGTATGTAGTAGTTTGTATGGGTGGGGTCACGTGGGCATTTTGCTTTTTGGAAAGTAGTTAAAATGGAGTCTGTGTGAGGGGGTTAGTCTGTGGAACTCGTGACATTGATGTGAACGGCACAGATTCGGACTCGGAGAGGGGAGTGGCACAAATCCGTCACGAGACCAAAATCCACATCCTGAACCTGCTCATCACCTCCCTGGAGCTGAAGAGCCCCAACCTGGCCCTCTACCTGCTGGGCTATGAGCTGAAGAAGCCTGTCTCCACCACCAACCTGCAGGATGCAGGTGTGCACTGTCTGCTCTGATCaatgcatgcactcactcatCTGCACTTACACACTGATGTTCTCTGGAACAGCACTAAACACTAccactgcatttgtgtgtgtctgtgtgcacttgTGCGTGTTtggggggtgtgcgtgtgtttgggtgcgtgtgtgtttggcggtgtgtgcgtgtttgtgtttggggtgtgtttggggtgtgtgtgggtgtgtgcatgtttgtgtttgggggtgtgtgtgtttggcggtgtgtgcgtgtgtggttggcggtgtgtgcatgtttgtgtttggggtgtgtgtgggtgtgtacatgtttgtgttttggggtgtgtgtgtgcgtgtgtgtgtgggtatgtgtatgtttgtgtttgggggatgtgtgtgtttgggggcgtgtgcttgtgtgtgtgcgtgcgtgtgtctcagGAGTGCTGGGGTGTCCACGGAGCTGCTTGCACGCCATCCTGAGTCTGCTGCAGAGGGGCAGTGAGAAACGCTCTGGGCCGGTCCTCACAAGACAGGCCCCACACCTCGCCGAGCTCTGCTACCAGGTGCAGCCCACCGCTGACAAATATGGCACACTTTGTTATGTCTTCCGTCTTAACTACAGAACCTGGGGTAGAcaataatatgtgtgtgtgtgtgctcaggtgaTCCACCAGCTGTGTGCGTGTCCAGACACATCGGGCCCCACCATGCGCTACCTGAGGACCAGCGCGGACTTCCTGTACTCTCACCTGCAGCACCTTCCCTTCATCCTCCCAGGTGAGCTCCCTGGCCCTCGTGAAGTGCATTTCATCACCGCTTTAGGGTCCTCTGCCCCTAGCGTGGCGGTTCTCCCCGCCTGAGCCCTGTCCACGTCCTTTCCCCCAGACGCCAAAATCGACGCGCTGTCACAGATGTCCTGGCTGATGAAGACGGCCGCCATTGAGCTGCGGCTGACATCGCTGAACCGTCAGCGTTCCCACACCCAAAGACTGCTTAGCCTCCTGCTGGACGACCAGCCGCACACGCAGCGCGCAGGTAACACCGCTAACACGCATAGCACTCGGCTAAAACGCTTAGCCTTCAGCTAACACATGCAGCATtcagataacacacacatagcacTCGGCTAAAACGCTTAGCCTTCAGCTAACACATGCAGCATTCAGATAACACACGCATAGCAGTCAGCAAATACACTTAGCCTTCAGCTAACACATGTAGCATTCAGATAAGACACACATAGCCTTCAGCTAACATGCATAGCGCATTCCGATAACACACAGAAGCCATATCCATTTACTTGAGATTGGGATTTCTTCAGGATTACCTGGATCCAACCTGCCAGTGCCCATTTCTAACAGTACTCCTGCATCACCAGATTCTATGACTACCCCTCCATTTTGGAGGGACAGGAAGAGCAGGAATAGAGCAGGAAGTTGTTCACAGCTGTGGcctcttgtctctctctctctcactctacagCAGACGGAGAGATGGGGATGGAGGAGGAGACCCGATCAGTCAGCGGATTCCTACATTTTGACACGGCTTCTAAAGGTCGGTTTGGCCCTGCAATCCACTTGTCTTTTGTAAATATGCACCCATTCCATTAATGTTATTCACTGAAACGTTTGCCGGAATCTCTGCTACTAATTTACATGAAATCACCGGGTTGGATGGCTTATGAAGATGTTATCGTAGTCATTGTTATGTGATGTAATAATGAGGCAGTGCACTTTCTTATTTTGATGCTCCTCCCTTTTCCCCTCAGTGCGAAGGAaactcctcagtatcctggaCGCCATTGACTTCAGTCAGAAAGTTCCAGAACTGCTGCAGCTTGACTTCTTTGAGCGAACGCAGATAGAGCAAGTCATCTCCAACTGCGAGCACGTGGACAAACACGGACACACCGTCTGCAATGTGAAGGTCAGTGAGTCGCCTCACTCCTCTCCATCTTTTCACCACCCGTGCTTTCTCTGCTTATCCTGTTAATATTCATGCAACTGCAGTATTCATATCTGGGGTTGTGACGCTGTCTTTTCCGCGATTGGAAGCTGCTGCACCGGGTCCTAGTTGCAGAAGTCAACGCTCTCCAGGGAAGAGCGGCCATTGGTCAGCGGCCCTTGCTAATGGAGGTGAGTGCGATGCCAGTGTGTTGGAGCTGAGCTGAAGATGGCCGGCCGGTGTGAATGACCCTgaacccctctcctgccccaggAGGTGAACTCCATCctgcagcaggtggtggagagGAACCACGTGCGCCACAGTCTGAGCGCTAAGAGGCACGCCCTGCAGGCCTGGAGGGAGCTGGTGGAGACGCTCTTCACCGCCTGCCCCTTCGACCTCATCCCCACCGACGAGCGGCAGCTCATCATCCGAGACCTGCTCCTGGACCTTCACGACAAGGTGCGGCCGGGGTCCCCGATGCCAGCGAGAAAGGGAGGGGTCCCTCACATTTCCTGGATAAGCAGGGAGGGGTGCCGCAGACATTTCGGTCGTGTAAGAGGACTCCTGCAGTCCCCTCCAGCTTAGGAGGGTTCCCCAGACCCTGTGATATGGTGACACGTGACTCCCCACAcaaggctgtgtgtgttagtttgaGGCTGGTATGTTCAGCATGGTGTTATCGTACTGTGCTTATATGCTCATGTTAATCCTGTGTATGACTTCCTTGATCTCTGGTCCTAGCTCAggcagttttgtgtgtgttagcgtgctGATATGCTCACgtctgctctcactctctccccctccctccctgtctctatctctctcactctttctctctctctttctctctctctctctctctctctctccccccccctctgtccctctccctctctctctctctctcactctcttccactcccactctctccctctctctcgctctctctcgctctctctcgctctctcgctctctctcgctctctctgtctctctcccccccctctctctcccccccctctctctctctttccccccccctctctctctctctcccccccctctctctctctctctctctctctctctctctctctctctctctctccctctccctccctccctctctctctctctctctctctctctctccccccccctccctccctctctctctctctctccctcccccctctctctccaggtgcTGTCGGAGGATGCTGCAGTGGAGCTGATGCCGGTGGCAGCTGGGGCAGTCTTCACCCTCACGGCGAACCTCAGCCACTCTgtgatgtcagaacagcagcaggGATTGGGGATGGAGGGCGGGGCCTGCTCCGGTTTCGCCTCCATAGCAAACTCCGCCCTGCACCTGATACTCCGGAAGCTTCTGGACTTCATCCTCTGCACAGGTCTGCAGACTTCTGTCAGTCTGAGCGGCTTGTTATGCCAAGGGTCACGTTTAAAATGTCTGTTTCAGTTATCTTAATGAATAGTGTTAGCTAGTGCCTTGCctgaaatgtgtgtgcttgtgtatttcAGGTCTATAATTATTCACAGTTTACTTACAGCTCATTGGGATGTTGTCATGTGTTGCAGGTGGAGGGTTCCAGCGTCTGCGTGCACACCTGTATGGTTCCCTGCTCTACTACCTGCAGATCGCACAGAAGCCAGATGAGCCAGACACCCTGCAGACAGGTACAGCAGGCAGGGATGTGCAGGGAGACACTgggtgcagatgtgtgtgtttctacccAATAACTACCAATAATGCCCACTTACGGAAGGTCAGCTTGTATGGATGTCACAGCATTTGCTGCCTCATTCCCCCCAaatcctcacccccccccccccgccccctctctccatgcAGATGGGAAGTCTATGTGGGAGAGACTCACCGCTCCTGAGGATGGTTTCTCCAAACTGCAGAGGGAGAACCTGTCCATCATCGAGAGCTACGGCACCGCGCTCATGGAGGTGGTGTGCCGGGACGCGTGTGACGGACACGAGATCGGCCGGGTAGGAGAACCTCAAAGTCACATGACCTTCCCATCACATCCAGCGCGTGCTCTTTGTCACATGACCTTTCCGTGACCTTTGCGAAATCCTAAACCGCAGTGTGAGAGCCCAGCTCTCTGATGTGCGTAATGCGCTTCCTCCCTTCCTCTGCGCTGACTGGCCGGGCTGTCCCTGTAGATGCTGGCCCTGGCGGTGCTGAACCGGATCCTGGCCATCGACAGGCAGCGGCAGTGGCTGCTGTTCGTGTGTAACAGCGGGTACCTGCGTGTGCTGGTGGAGAGCCTGCGTCAGGACGACTCCGCCCTGCAGGCCCTGctcaccccccagcccccgctGCTCAAACCGCTCTACGTCTACGAGTCCAAGATGGTGAGACCGCGCGTGCTCGGCTGTTATTCACATCCGCTCCTTCCAACTCTAAAGACAACACACCGCGCAAATATAGGTTTACTGTGCCCTCAAGAACTTCAACAAACATCCTGACTGGCTgttttgtgtctctctctccctctctctccctctccctctccctctccctctccctctccctctccctctctctctctctctctccctctttctctctccctctccctccctctctctctccctctctccctctctccctctttctctctccttctctctctctctctctctccccctccctctctccccctctctctctccctccctctctcaggcgcTCCTGATGCGGGTGGCTATGACGGGGCAGGGGGCGGTGGAGCTGCTGCGCTGTGGGCTGGTGGCCCAGCTGGTGGAGTGCCAGGTGTTCGACATGTTGCCTGAGAGCGACTCGCACAGgtgaggggtcaaaggtcaaaggccaAAGGCCAGATTGAAGCTGCTCTGTGGAGAGATTAATGATCAATGATGGAGGGGAAATGAGCAACCATTTTGTGTGTAAAGCAGTCTGGTCTCctctttccctcactccctGCAGAGTGTTTGGACAGCGAGACCCCTCCGGGTTCATCCCCAGCCCCCTCGATCTCTACAGACAGATTCTCCTCCCAGCTCTGAGGCTCCTCCAGGTCATCCTCACTTCCACTcaacaccagcagggggcagcacaggtaaattcatgtttttacaTGGAAGGGCTTGGTAAAtgacagttttgttttgtgatgttatatgtgtgatgtgatgttgtATGTGTAATCCCGGTTGAGATGTTGTATGTGTAGTCCAGACTGCGATGTTATATGTGTGATGTGATCCCGGTTGGTGTGCGTGGGTTGCAGGTACTGCAGTGGTTGATTGCACACTCAGACACCATCCAGTCCATCCTGCGCTGCCCAGAACTGAGCATGGGGGCGCTGCAGGAGCTCTCCATGCTGACGGGCATCATCAGCAAGACCGCCCTGCCAGGTACAGGGCACCTGAGACTGCGTTTAACTCTGCCGCTGATCCACTGCCTGTGGCTCAATCTGTCACTGCCTGAGTGAGGGATGATcatacagagagtgtgtgtgtgtgtgtgtgtgtgtgtgtgtgtgtgtgtgtgtgtgcagggcgctCTTTGAGTGAGAATGCACCCTTTGTCATCGTCTCTGTCGTTGtctaatttctgtgtgtgtgtgtttgtcaggggTGCTGAAGATGGAGCAGGATGTAAACAGCTCTGCTTTAATGGAGTTCCAGGGTCACATTGGGAGATTCCAGGTACAGGCTACACACACTATCCATCAAATGGTCTTCCCATCTCCAGCTACTTAGCTACGTATCAGCTAACACCTCCACCCAAAGGGCCTCTGTCCATTAAATACACCTGCATCTGTCACCCGCATCTATCTGTCAAATGCCCGATGGTCTATCAAATACCAGTCCCTCCTGAGTGACAGCATGCGGCAGAGCTGGGGCCTTTGTGGGCTCATTACAGATGATGCTGCGTAGGTGAAATGCGTTTGACAGGAGTCAGGATATTACACCACAGTGTAGAATGTTCTGAGTgatgcctctctctccctctctctccctctctctccctctccctctctctccctctccctctctctccctctctctccctctctctccctctctctccctctctctcccctctccctctccctctccctctccctctccctccccctccctctctccctccctccctctctctctctctctctctctcagcgacAGTGCCTGTCTCTGCTGGGCCGGCTGGCGGGCAGTGAGCGCGTGCGGATTCTGAAGCTGGTGGAGGAGGGCGTGGCCCCGGGGGAGCCGGCCGACCGGCGGGAGGAGATGGAGTTAGCGGCTCAGCAGGTAGAGTGAGACTCCTCACAGCGCCGCTCAGCTAATTATCCACAGTTGTACcgttgactttacattgaaaaggGGCCTGAATtctggagccaaccgcagtggcgCAAGTGAGCACTGTCTCACATGAAATAAGATTTAGAAAAGTGCCACCCTGCACATCCCTGCCTGCTGTCTAACCCCTCAAAAAAGGGCCTCCAGTCCTGCTGGACTAACATCCCAAAAATCAGCAATCAGCCTCCAGTCCCACAGCTCaactaaccccccaaaaaacagagcATCCAGTCCCCACTGAACTAACATCCCAAAAATCAGCCTCCAGTCCCACAGCTCaactaaccccccaaaaaacagagcCTCCAGTCCCACAGCTGacctctgccctctgccctttgccccctctcctctcagatCTGTGCCAATGTGATGGAGTACTGCCAgaccctgctgctgcagagtTCAGCCAAGGCCCAGTTCAGCGTCTGTCTCTTCAGCCCCTCCGCCAGCGAGCCAGCCGTCAGAGACGGCTCCCGCGCAGGTCCCGCATTCCACTCTTTacccttttaaaatgttttacctgcATCCTGAAGCTCTACAAGAAGTATCCTCTAAATATTATACACATGTGTAAAGGTGTATAAAGTGCTTGCTGTGTGGCATTAGTACATGTCTGTGAAATTTAGGCTTATATAAGTTGCCCAGGAAAAGAATCAATGAAACTGACTAATGTTCTTTCCTTGAGTAAACAAGTACTTGTCAGCAGATTCTGAATATCAgaattttaagatgaaaatggAGTAATATGTTTTGCTTCTTTCACAAGTAATTGCCACAGTAAGCAGCATAGCCCCCTTTAGGCTGGCAGGAAGGCTAGAGCCATGGTACTGGTTTAAAACTAGTTTTTATCTCTATCAGAGAGCATTGTCACCATGCCAGCCTACGACGGTAAAATGCACAACAACGCCTTTTAGCTGATCTGCTGCTGTCTGTTGGAGGTGGTATGGTGTGAAGGTAACAGTATTGTGGTTCTGTCCCCTGCAGACCTGCCCGTGCCGCTGGCCTCCCGCGTGCCCTCGCTGGGCCTGGTGCTCTTCCTGCTGAAGAACGCCGCCGCTGACTTCTTCCGCTTCCACCAGAGCCACCAGCAGAGCCTGGGCAAGCTGCAGGGCCTGGAGAGCCTGCCCCCTGAGGAGCTCAAAGAGGTGCTGTTACACTCCTgcctctgctgctgtaccccTGCCTCTGATACTGTACCGCAGCCTCTGATACTGTACCCCTGCCTCTGATACTATACCACACCCTGCCTCTGATACTATACCACACCCTGTCTCTGATACTGTACCATACCCTGTCTCTGATACTATACCACACCCTGTCTCTGATACTGTACCACACCCTGGCTCTGATACTGTACCATACCCTGTCTCTGATACTATACCACACCCTGTCTCTGATACTGTACCACACCCTGTCTCTGATACTATACCACACCCTGTCTCTGATACTATACCACACCCTGTCTCTGATACTGTACCACACCCTGTCTCTGATACTGTACCACACCCTGTCTCTGATACTATACCACACCCTGTCTCTGATACTATACCACACCCTGTCTCTGATACTGTACCACACCCTGTCTCTGATACTATACCACACCCTGTCTCTGATACTGTACCACACCCTGTCTCTGATACTATACCACAGCCCTGTCTCTGATACTATACCACACCCTGTCTCTGATACTGTACCGCAGCCTCTGCTCACTGCTGCCCTGTCCCTTTTATTACGTATAATACCGCCTCTCCATACATTACAGGATGTGTTCAGGTGCTTGTTAAGAAAGATGAGAAAATGTAGTTGATTTGTAATTTATGGTTGATTAACTTTCAGGTGTTCAGCCAAACTGAAACTGTATCACTGAGTGACAGCAC is a window from the Conger conger chromosome 8, fConCon1.1, whole genome shotgun sequence genome containing:
- the nup205 gene encoding nuclear pore complex protein Nup205 — protein: MAAQMAVNSGASLWGPLKELWETVEGAVWRRQSESVHLLGLQLKKHKPHFLSLFRNPPKSSEQREKVRKASLEGISIQGQQGARLLPEALLTEAFILSDLFDMGEMAALELLLAGEHQQPYFPGLTRGLVAVLLYWDGKRCLANSLRTLIQSRQGKTFTLELSGELVALTTRFTDELMSQGLTPRILTLVSEISVTREFERLQKQCGLGNEKHRKEVSDLIKECRASLAECLFSWTCQSALTKDDTLALIGYLETVTPEADGSLDSVNVALVMALLYCLDVSFLEQGTEDREDLLQAQPLLTEREYVSAVHSRLVEAQPWKLPGLQAVARLAWALSLRALSQLPQGAALVEFTEGDESLADQALLDGVFLFLTEGVLGCEGFALEEFYIRRLHSLITDFLALMPMKVKQLRNRADEDARLVQMSLQMGTEPPTSLRRDLDHLMNLIGEFYSKDPFSLELALDFWCPSESLQHTSLTGSYLGVALQRPPHKQVVLSKFVRQMGDLLPPTLYIPYLHMLKGLATGPQCAQYCLCLLRTNGAPHRENLQGAAASSPVSWEHFFQSLMLYHENLRRDLPSADTSQYRHPPLRGITQRELDGLTAFLQLLTTIVTWSESARLSLCKHPQWTPVVVMLGLTQCSIPPVLKGELLNCLAAFGKSPEVASSLWQSLEYAQVLQTVRAPGQRAGAGIEVELNEIESSCEEYPLTRAFCQLISMLVERALPVNLGVGLRAPGLQPYLDFLRDGVFLPFPTRAYRRPAEKWEVAEAVLEVFHKLLQDYKPQPADFLSEMVVLQGEQVLAHKPPGHSLMFHLLNDSPMLALCLRLLEEGLAHLDTYAPFPGQKQLEQAVLHCLCLLDLALQKQVAFMDLLRESQASLLVSPLEQLLQGISARSRRADHIVNIARYLYHSSSIPEAGLLSAKILCHIARYPNIQSRLVGDFTHDQVVSDKLMAGFVECLDNEEAEEDAEKDDDSDSERGVAQIRHETKIHILNLLITSLELKSPNLALYLLGYELKKPVSTTNLQDAGVLGCPRSCLHAILSLLQRGSEKRSGPVLTRQAPHLAELCYQVIHQLCACPDTSGPTMRYLRTSADFLYSHLQHLPFILPDAKIDALSQMSWLMKTAAIELRLTSLNRQRSHTQRLLSLLLDDQPHTQRAADGEMGMEEETRSVSGFLHFDTASKVRRKLLSILDAIDFSQKVPELLQLDFFERTQIEQVISNCEHVDKHGHTVCNVKLLHRVLVAEVNALQGRAAIGQRPLLMEEVNSILQQVVERNHVRHSLSAKRHALQAWRELVETLFTACPFDLIPTDERQLIIRDLLLDLHDKVLSEDAAVELMPVAAGAVFTLTANLSHSVMSEQQQGLGMEGGACSGFASIANSALHLILRKLLDFILCTGGGFQRLRAHLYGSLLYYLQIAQKPDEPDTLQTDGKSMWERLTAPEDGFSKLQRENLSIIESYGTALMEVVCRDACDGHEIGRMLALAVLNRILAIDRQRQWLLFVCNSGYLRVLVESLRQDDSALQALLTPQPPLLKPLYVYESKMALLMRVAMTGQGAVELLRCGLVAQLVECQVFDMLPESDSHRVFGQRDPSGFIPSPLDLYRQILLPALRLLQVILTSTQHQQGAAQVLQWLIAHSDTIQSILRCPELSMGALQELSMLTGIISKTALPGVLKMEQDVNSSALMEFQGHIGRFQRQCLSLLGRLAGSERVRILKLVEEGVAPGEPADRREEMELAAQQICANVMEYCQTLLLQSSAKAQFSVCLFSPSASEPAVRDGSRADLPVPLASRVPSLGLVLFLLKNAAADFFRFHQSHQQSLGKLQGLESLPPEELKELCQALAYGSGGVDKISSVQRSVLAKRRLVQLINNRAKLLALSSYVIETCLFVLWRHLEYYLLYCTPSDPKDSLLPSSNSFGMLQNGGGRSLGLSHVSRQDLEQLQSDVACSFGDSLQRKLLEVEVLYSQARSRYTFIQVLVRRVRGLLCRPKS